ATTTGAGCAATAACcgttttttaatattacaaGGAGAAGTCGAACAAATTGCACAAATGAATCCAAAGGGtaacaaaaatgaagaaggATTACTCGAATATTTGGAAGATATTATCggtacaaataaatatatagatgatataaattctagtttagaaaattttgaaaaaagcGAAGAAGTTTATCATGAAAAGGTTAATCGATTAAAACATGTttataatgaattaaaagaattagCAAATCCAAGAAAGGAagcaaaatattatatggatttacaaaaaaatacttacaagctaaatataataagctTAAAGAAAGATAGATATGAATTtgggaaaataatatataataaagaaaaggaaCATGAAGAATAtgtcaaaataaaagattcTCATAATtcagaatataataaattattagaagaccgaaaagaaataaatacaattcTTAATGatttagaaaatgaagaagatcaaattattaaaaaaaaaaataaaacagattcagaatttaaaaaattaacacaaagtgatgaaaatattaaaaaggaaCTAGTTACAATTGttgaaaaaatgcaaagcttatatgtaaaaagagaagaattaaaaaaaaaaaaaattcctttatataaaaaaacgatagaagaaaaacaaaatattcttactgaaataaaaaaaaataaacttcCAAAATTAGAACAAGAAGTAGAAAAGTGTGAAGAAGAAttagataaatataatgaagaaataaaaaaagatatagacaaaattaatgaagtatattcaaatgaagaaaaaaaattagcaCCGTTACAGAACCGTTATGATTGTGTAATTAAGGATATATCAGAGTGCATAACaaaatgtaatattattgaaaaaaaaaaaagagaatatAGAGATCATGTAGAAAATTTAGAATATATTCaatcaaaaatattgaatgaaattaaagaaaaagacatacaaataaaacatatggTTTCAATGCAACAAGACAAAGAAAATGAGCTAgccaaaaaagaaaaggatttacaaaatttagataaaaaaattgaagaagttaataaaaatttagtCAATGAAACTGTTGCATAtgaaacaataaaaaaagaattagtTACTAATAAAACGACTAGCAAGTTACAtgaatttgtttataatttaaaaaaaaataaaattaaaggaATACATGGGATGTTAAATGATTTAGGatatatagataaaaaatatgaaaaggCATTATTAATAGCtggaaataattattctGATCTTGTAGTAGTACAAAATCCAAATGATGCAatacttttatttgaaGAAGTGAGAAAAGCAAACTTAGGAAGaataaatgttttatcattatcaatattagaaaaaaatttgaaaccAATTATGTTAAATAATGAGCAAAATTACACACCAATACTTCCAAATGTTCATAGACTAATagattttgtaaaatttaaaaataatatatataaaatatgtttctatcatattttaaaggAAACCCTTTTAGCAAATACTCTTGATGAAGCACACATTATTGGGTatacacacaaaaaaagaGTTGTCACATTAAATGGTGAGCTAATTGAAAATGATGGTAGAATTTGTGGAGGAGGTATTGGTATGGGTTCTAGTCATTCTGGTATGAATGGAAAATCTAAATATGGACCACGAAGTAGTATCAAAACAACAGAGTATGATGAATCtgatttaattaaaatcgaaaaatctattaaagaaattaataaaCATGTAGAACAACTAAAAGCagaaagaaatattttactttcagatattaaaagtataaattcatttattgAAGATAATGAATGTAAAACAGAAATTGCAAATAAAAGAAGTGAAAACTTAAAGAAACAATTAAAAGATATTGATGATCAGTTAGAAAATTCACAAGTACCAGAATTAACcaaagaagaagaagatgaattaaaatctcttaaagaattaattgaaaaaaaaaataatgaaagagataaaattgatattttattaaaagaacAAGAAAGtaaagttaaaaaatattatgatgaATTACAAAATGTAGGaggagaaaaaaaaaaaaaattgaaatcAAAACTTATGACTGCAGAAAGacaattaaatttaacaaaagaagaattagaaaaacataatagtgaagaaataaatgcattagcagatttagaaaaaggaaaaaaagatattcTTAAATTTACTGAAGAAATTgaagaatatgaaaaaaatgaaaaagaattagaacaagaattaaataatattgaaacAAAAGGATGTACTATATAtgaagaattaaataatttggaGCAAG
This genomic interval from Plasmodium chabaudi chabaudi strain AS genome assembly, chromosome: 11 contains the following:
- a CDS encoding structural maintenance of chromosomes protein 4, putative, yielding MTNDANLNNERAFDDEEKREESPFAILSTQRKESTALTNDTNYSIENNNTELCLNNIVKKNNKRIIIEKLILENFKSYSGVKIIGPFYKKFSCIVGPNGSGKSNIIDAMLFVFGRRAKKIRQNKLSDLIHNSKYSTNNEYTKVSIYFKTIIDKPDEEGDTDDNTENVENCENFENDESGPHDFVISREATIDNQSKYRIDGKVVTQKDVFDLLYKKGIDLSNNRFLILQGEVEQIAQMNPKGNKNEEGLLEYLEDIIGTNKYIDDINSSLENFEKSEEVYHEKVNRLKHVYNELKELANPRKEAKYYMDLQKNTYKLNIISLKKDRYEFGKIIYNKEKEHEEYVKIKDSHNSEYNKLLEDRKEINTILNDLENEEDQIIKKKNKTDSEFKKLTQSDENIKKELVTIVEKMQSLYVKREELKKKKIPLYKKTIEEKQNILTEIKKNKLPKLEQEVEKCEEELDKYNEEIKKDIDKINEVYSNEEKKLAPLQNRYDCVIKDISECITKCNIIEKKKREYRDHVENLEYIQSKILNEIKEKDIQIKHMVSMQQDKENELAKKEKDLQNLDKKIEEVNKNLVNETVAYETIKKELVTNKTTSKLHEFVYNLKKNKIKGIHGMLNDLGYIDKKYEKALLIAGNNYSDLVVVQNPNDAILLFEEVRKANLGRINVLSLSILEKNLKPIMLNNEQNYTPILPNVHRLIDFVKFKNNIYKICFYHILKETLLANTLDEAHIIGYTHKKRVVTLNGELIENDGRICGGGIGMGSSHSGMNGKSKYGPRSSIKTTEYDESDLIKIEKSIKEINKHVEQLKAERNILLSDIKSINSFIEDNECKTEIANKRSENLKKQLKDIDDQLENSQVPELTKEEEDELKSLKELIEKKNNERDKIDILLKEQESKVKKYYDELQNVGGEKKKKLKSKLMTAERQLNLTKEELEKHNSEEINALADLEKGKKDILKFTEEIEEYEKNEKELEQELNNIETKGCTIYEELNNLEQELNKMQTKIEENKKKKQIVDESISKKDLENVDILYKIENIEKEIKQYLAKKDQYELKIKEYMDLIEQSDKVILENMTLSVKDDTQNDETVEEESPENETESDGDTDYSGSSEYEEESTWDDAEDEEKGEQLCLTDGVDPNGNDEEGKKRKRKKKKKKDDDEDEESDLRELEDMLHDNNEITDIENEYDYINIKDEELEVLNKKEIEAKIEHKLHICEKKTPNLKVFQDYNLKLHDYKKRRKDVKKSKKEKDKIRKVYDNLCDKRRKEFLAAFNIISYKLKEMYQMIAIGGDAELEIIDSSEIFNEGILFSVRPPKKSWKHIQNLSGGEKTLSSLALVFALHYFKPNPIYFMDEIDAALDFKNVSIISHYIKTKTSDAQFIVISLRNQMFELCDRMVGIYKTNDITKCITLNPYKIQDNKKRKSEITQA